The sequence below is a genomic window from Ciceribacter thiooxidans.
CGCCGCGGGTCTTCGCCTGCAGCGACAGCATGTTTTCGCAATGGCTGATCGTCTCGGCGATCGCAAAGGGTTCGAGCGTCAGTTCGTAGCGGCCTGCCTCGATCTTCGACATGTCGAGCATCGCATTGACGACCGAAAGCAGGTGGGCGCCGGACTGGTGGATGAGGCCGACATATTCGCGCTGGCGGTCGTTCTGGAGCTTGCCGAAATATTCGCCCGCGAGGATATCGGAGAAACCGAGAATGGCGTTGAGCGGCGTGCGCAGTTCGTGGCTGACGGCGGCGAGGAAGCGCGACTTGGTCTCGTGCGCGTCGGCCGCCTCGCCGGCCATGCGGCGGGCCTCGTCACGGATGCGCATCTCGCCGGCGATGTCGAGGATCTGGGCGTGGACGGCGGCAAGCGCGCCGTCTGCACCGCGCACGGCGGTCATGTCCATGCGGACATTCATGAATTGCGACTGCTCGAGCCCGAGCATCGGCCGGTCGAGGCGAAGGTCGATCGCCACCGCATCGACGCCGGCGCGCAGGTCCGCGAGCGCCTCGACGAAGCCGAGCCGGTCGGAGACGTGGACATGCTCGACGAAGGGGCGGTCGACCGGATCGCGCAGGAAAGAGAAGAACACCTCGCGGTCGCGGCCGCCGGCGGCGCGGACCTGGCCCTTGGCATCGAGCCGGAGGAGAAGGCCGGGGCATGCATCGGCGGAGAAGCCGTCGATGGCGGGGGCGTCCGCCGTCTCGCCCGAACGGCCGGGCGTGCGGGCGAAGGCAAAGGCGGTGACGCTTGCGAGAAGGAAGAGCGAGAGCACCAGCGCGAAGCCGAGCGGCAATGCGACGGCCGGGCCGGTGACGAGGAGGAGTGCGGCGGGAACGGCCGGAACGAGCGGCAGGAAGGCCAGCATCACCCGGCGCAGCAGCAGCACGTCGGCGGTCGCAACGGCCCGTCCGGCACCGGCGCATGCAAGGCAGGCGCGTGCCGCACCGTCCAGGATCGCTACCGTCATGTCAGCCATTTTACTCAATACCAGCACGCCAAATTTCCGCGAACGCTTGCACTCTCGAACCACCCCGACCATAGGCGCCGCGCGCTTAAGGAAAAGATAAAGCAAGGGGTCGCAACGGCGCCCGGAAGGCCCGGTTTGCGCCATTCCGGAACAAGCCGGCCAAGCTTTCGCATTCATGGTTAACGGGGCGTAAGCGACGGAAATTACGGCATTTTCTGGGCCGCGTTAACCTTTGGCCGGAGGCGGCGCGGCAAATCGCCGGGATTTCGGGGACCACCCCCCTGTTTATGCTTAACGGCGATTGCTAAAACTTGATGCAAATGGCGCGTGAGGGCCGGATCGTTAGAATTTTAGTCAATTTCGCCGAAAACCCGAGCGAGTTTTGCAAAGCGAAATTACCACCCCGCGAATAGGCTCCTTTCACACGCCGGGAAGGACCCGGCAGCCGGCACGGACCGGTGATGCTCGGACGGGTAAACGCAATGTGGTTTCTGATCAAAGGAACGTTCTGGTTTTCGATGGTGCTGGTGCTCCTCTCGTATTTCGGCACTCGGCCGGAGGCGCAGAACACCGGCGCATCGCTCGACGTCGCCGACGCGATTTCGGCGGCCACCGACGCCTATGCCTATGTGAGCGAGATCTGCAGCGTGAAGCCGGATGTCTGCGTCAAGGGTGCCGAAACCTTCTCCGCCCTCGGCGAACGGGCCCGTGAAGGCGCGCTCGTCGCCTACCAGCTCCTCGACCGCCAGTTCGGCGACGACGCCAAGGAAAAGGCCGCCGTGGCCGGCGAGACCGCCGACGACGTCTCGGACGTCATCGTGACCGGCACCGTCAACACGTCTGCCGGCGCCGTGCCGACGCCGCGGCCGAAGCCGGCCTCCTGATTTTTCAAAGCTTGCCCCGGGGCGCTCGCCGCACCGGAGCCTGATGACTGCCCTACTGCCATACTGTCGACTTGTGCCCCTTTCGGCCGACGCGGTGCCTTTTTCATAAGGTGCCGCGTTTTTCTTTTCCCGCAGCGCGGCAGTTCAATTCGCCGCCGGGATCGCCTATATCGGGGAAGAGACAATAAACGGAGCCGGGAATGACCACCCTGCAGGACATGATCGACGATTTCGCCTTCCTCGACGACTGGGAGGACCGCTATCGTTACGTCATCGAGCTCGGCAAGGCGCTGCCCGACATGCCGGAAGCGGAAAAGACCCCCGAACGCAAGGTGAAGGGCTGCGCAAGCCAGGTGTGGCTCGCAAGCAAGGTCGGCGACGGCGACGACCCGGTGATCACGTTTTCCGGTGATTCGGACGCCCATATCGTGCGCGGGCTGGTGGCGATCGTGCTCGCCGCCTATTCCGGCAAGCGCGCCTCCGAGATCGTCAAGTTCGACGCGATCGACCTCTTCGGCAAGATCGGCCTCATCGAGCACCTCTCCGCCCAGCGGGCGAACGGGCTGCGCTCGATGATCCAGCGCATCCGCGAGGAAGCCGCCCAGGCGCTGGTGGAAAGCGCCCCCGGACGCTGATCGCCTGCCCCTGCCGCCGCTCGTCCGGGTCGACGCGGTGCCGCTCGTCCCTTCTCCCCGCGAGCGGGGAGAAGGTGCCGGCAGGCGGATGAGGGGGATCACTGCAAACGCCGAGATAGAGATTTCACCCCCTCTGCCCTGCCGGGCATCTCCCCTCAAGGGGGGAGATCGGACCCCCGCCGACGTGGGCCGCCCCTCACGACCTATCCGGACGAGCCGCCACTGCGAATCCCACCGATCCAGCGCCCCTGTTGTTCCCAAGTCACCTTCGCTGAATTCTCGGCTCTGACTGGCGGGCGCGAGGCTGGCCGCGGCCGATCTCCGGCTATCGCATCTGGGAGACCGGTGGCGGCTCCGGGCTCCCTCTTCTCCCCAGCGGGGAGAAGTGCCGAGCGAATGCGAGGCGATGAGGGGCTGCCCGGCACCGCCTTTGCGCTTCGCGCCCCCCTCATCCGGCCCTTCGGGCCACCTTCTCCCCGCTGGGGAGAAGAGACCCCGTCACCCCGGACAGAACCACGCCTCAGCCGATCTCGGGGCGATAATCCTCCGCCCCCCAGTGGCGGGTGTGCCGCGACGGAGCCGCCGGCGGGGCGTAATGCCGGGCGAGCGCCATCAGCGCGGCGCGCAGCATCAGCTTTGCCGAGCGCACCGGCCATTGCCGTTCGCGCTCCACCGTTTCCAGCCCCTTCATGAAGCAGCAGACGTCGAGCGCCACGCCGGCGAGTTCCGGCCCCATGGCCTCGACCGCCGCCGTCACCCGGCGCCGTGCGGCAAGGGCGCTGTCGCCGAGCTCCGCGGCGCCGCCGGCCGTTCCTTTCGTGCGACTTGCGAGCCGCGGCTCCCAGGAGGAGGTGATGCGCGGCTGCAGGCCGGCGCGGAGGAAATCGGCGGCGAGCCGCTCGCCTGCCTCGATCGCCTGCGCATCGAGGAAGGGCCCGCCGTCGCGCCCCTTGAGGCGGGCGAGCGGACCGAGCGGCGATTCGGCAAGGTTGCGCCGCACCGTGGCGGCCGGCCTCCCCGCCTCCCCCTCTTCTCCCGGCAGCGCGCAGAGTTCGATCTCGCGGTGCTGGTCGGCAAAGCCGCCGGCCTCGGGATCGGTGAGCGCCCGGCGGAGGAAGGCGCGTGCCTCGTTGCCGGCGACGACCGCCCGGCCGCGGCGCTTCAGGAGGCCGCGGGCGACGGCGAGCCGCACGAGCCGTTCGGCGAGCACGATCTCGCCCCCGCTGCCCGAAAGACGGCAGGCGCCGCCCTCCTCGCCGGCGATCCGCATCGGTCCCGAAAGGGCAAGCCGCATCAGCCGCAGGAGGGCCCTGCGCTCCGCCGGCGCCGGACTGCCGTCAGCCATGCGCAGGACCTCCGGCTGTGAGGAAGAAGCTTGCCGTCAGGCGCTCGGCGGCGCCGACGAAATCGTCATAGGCGCGGTTTTCGCGCCGCTCCTCGACGGTGCGGCAGGCATGCGAGACGGTGGAACGATCGGCGCCGAAAGCGATCGCGACATGCTGCATCGGGATCTGCAGGACGACGTGGCTGACATACATGGAAATCTGGCGGATGTGCTGGACCGAGCGGCGGCGGTCACGCCCGGCCCTGCCCTCGTCGCCGGCGAAGGCGAGCAGCTCCGCCACCACCTGCCGCACCATCATGCAGCGGAAGCGCAAGCTCTGCCGCTCGGCGGGAGACAGCAACGCCGCCGGATCCGGCGGCTGCGGCGCCGGCTGATACTCGACGGGAACGACTTCCTGTGACAGCATGGGGCTCTCCTCGGGATGTAGGTTTTTATTCCTATATCCTTTTAGCCCAACTCGCCGGCCGGAAAACCACAGGAATTGGGGGAGGTGTGTTTTTCGCGAGGGGGGTGGAGAGCGGCGTGAGGGGACTGGCAGGTGTCAGTGGCGAGCCGAAAAGCTGCCAATAGACAGGCTCGTTTCAGGGATCCTGATCAGCCCATTTGGGCGACTTGCGTACTCATGCCTTGCTCGAGACACTTCATGCCTAGCTTTATTCTGTAAGAAGATGAGTGCGAGTGGCTCCGAAGCCAGAAGGTGGTCTATCCCGCCGCTTGATCCAATAGGCAATCGTCTCTGCTACTTCAAACCGGCGAGGTATATGAGCTCTTGAACCGCAACACGGACGTCGGGAATAAGCTGCTCGATGTCGGTTCGATGCGCCAGATAGCGGCGGCTGTGAGCGGATTTGTCGCCAATATCTTTCAACTTTGGCAACGCCTGCTTCGCGTTCCGACCAAGGTTCCACGTCGTCTCATTGATAGTGGCCCCAATAAGGTCGCGTAGAAAAAAGAAATCTCCGGTCGAGTTTTTAATCCGGTCCGAGATGGAGTGCTTCTCGAAGGCTTCGATTATTAGTGTTTCGATTAAGCGCCGCAGCATGACGGCGGCGGCGTCATACCAGCCGTTCTCGTAGGCCCCGTTTACCTGGTTGGCGACACGTTCGATGTACCCGCGGGTCCCTCTAACAAGCGACATGTTGACGACCGACTGGGACTTCGCGGGCAATCCTTCTTCGGGCGGCTTCAAATCGTCCGAAAGCTCGGAATGAATTGCCTTTGCAGTCAGAACAATGTTCTTAAGGACATCCATCAGCCGTCCTTGCGACCGTATAGATGCTTCGCCATACTTTCGAAGATTTTATCGATCTGCTCTGCGGTCGATTCCGGCGAGATATGAACTTGAATGTCAATGTGAACTGCTGGGCCGTTCTGGACATTCGGACGTTGCGGTTCTTGCGTCGGAGCATTGGCCGGCGCAGTATGGAGCGGCCCGGTGTGGATCGATGTGTTGATATCCAATGGCGCTGAAGAGAAATCGGCCTCCGTCGCCAACGCCTTGAACGTCGCCACAGTCTTTGCGATCACCTGCTGACCGGCGGTAGAACTCGTACTGAATACGTGTCCTATTTCAGTGTTGGATCTGGTGTGGGCGTCGGGATAGATCGCATAAAGCTCAGCGTAGCCCTTTCGGATCGCCTCGCCAAGAACAGCCCTGTGGTGAGTTCCCCGAAAATTGCTCCAGACTGAAGTTGGCGTTCCAGCGCTATCGATTAGGCCGACGAATCTAAGGACACCTATCAATGACTTGTCATTACTGGAGGTGAAGCCGATCGTCTTGAGCCACGCAGTTGTTGCCTTTTTCGGAATGCCGATCGTTCGAATCTTTTCCAGAAGAGGCTTAATCTTTCCTGTTACGTTAGTGTAAGCAAAGTCGCCCATTTGCCCCCCAGTACATTTTGCTTAAGTGAAGCACAATTCTAGGATGAGTCGCAAGTCGTGCAGCTAATCGCGCCGGACTTATGCGCAGAAAGCTGAACGCACGCCTTTTCCGGGCCCCAGCCCACATCATCCACTCTCGAGGATTAAGGGACAGACCAGAATGAACTGTTCTGCAGCACGCCCGACTTCTCCTCCGGGCGCAGAAAGACGAAATAGCATGAAAGATTACGCAATGCCTGCTCTCGGGAAGAGGCCCGGCTCACCACAATGACCTACAAGAGGCCGCAAAGCCCCCCTCCTCCCCTCTCTCACCCCACAAAAAACCCGGCCCGCGCACGGCGGAACCGGGTTCTCGAAAACCAGACCTCCAGCCACCCCTTCGGGACCGGAAAGGTCTTTCTGTGATCGCGGGGTCTTACCGGCCGCGCTTGCGGCGCTGGCCGAGGCCCATTTCCTTGGCAAGGCGCGAGCGGGCTTCCGCATAGGCCGGGGCCACCATCGGGTAGTCGACCGGCAGGTCCCACTTCTCGCGGTATTCTTCCGGCGAAAGGTTGTGATGGGTCATCAGGTGCCGCTTCAGCGACTTGAAGGCGCCGCCGCATTCCAGGCAGATGATCTGGTCGTCCTGAACGGACTTGCGCACGGAAACCGCCGGCTTCGGCTT
It includes:
- a CDS encoding DUF4145 domain-containing protein is translated as MDVLKNIVLTAKAIHSELSDDLKPPEEGLPAKSQSVVNMSLVRGTRGYIERVANQVNGAYENGWYDAAAVMLRRLIETLIIEAFEKHSISDRIKNSTGDFFFLRDLIGATINETTWNLGRNAKQALPKLKDIGDKSAHSRRYLAHRTDIEQLIPDVRVAVQELIYLAGLK
- a CDS encoding sensor histidine kinase yields the protein MTVAILDGAARACLACAGAGRAVATADVLLLRRVMLAFLPLVPAVPAALLLVTGPAVALPLGFALVLSLFLLASVTAFAFARTPGRSGETADAPAIDGFSADACPGLLLRLDAKGQVRAAGGRDREVFFSFLRDPVDRPFVEHVHVSDRLGFVEALADLRAGVDAVAIDLRLDRPMLGLEQSQFMNVRMDMTAVRGADGALAAVHAQILDIAGEMRIRDEARRMAGEAADAHETKSRFLAAVSHELRTPLNAILGFSDILAGEYFGKLQNDRQREYVGLIHQSGAHLLSVVNAMLDMSKIEAGRYELTLEPFAIAETISHCENMLSLQAKTRGVTLTSRLGRGLGEVVADERAVRQVLINLVGNAIKFTEAGGAVTIDAGIEGGELKLVVSDTGIGIAPEKLSLIGKPFTQIHGELNRRYEGSGLGLSLVKGLTALHGGRFEMASRPGEGTVVTVTLPADGSGIIAAGDTAGADNKVDFPPRLKAENAVAARTKDEWVHDEAKAKIA
- a CDS encoding DUF5330 domain-containing protein, translated to MWFLIKGTFWFSMVLVLLSYFGTRPEAQNTGASLDVADAISAATDAYAYVSEICSVKPDVCVKGAETFSALGERAREGALVAYQLLDRQFGDDAKEKAAVAGETADDVSDVIVTGTVNTSAGAVPTPRPKPAS
- a CDS encoding helix-turn-helix domain-containing protein; the encoded protein is MLSQEVVPVEYQPAPQPPDPAALLSPAERQSLRFRCMMVRQVVAELLAFAGDEGRAGRDRRRSVQHIRQISMYVSHVVLQIPMQHVAIAFGADRSTVSHACRTVEERRENRAYDDFVGAAERLTASFFLTAGGPAHG
- a CDS encoding DUF6456 domain-containing protein; this translates as MADGSPAPAERRALLRLMRLALSGPMRIAGEEGGACRLSGSGGEIVLAERLVRLAVARGLLKRRGRAVVAGNEARAFLRRALTDPEAGGFADQHREIELCALPGEEGEAGRPAATVRRNLAESPLGPLARLKGRDGGPFLDAQAIEAGERLAADFLRAGLQPRITSSWEPRLASRTKGTAGGAAELGDSALAARRRVTAAVEAMGPELAGVALDVCCFMKGLETVERERQWPVRSAKLMLRAALMALARHYAPPAAPSRHTRHWGAEDYRPEIG
- a CDS encoding SufE family protein — protein: MTTLQDMIDDFAFLDDWEDRYRYVIELGKALPDMPEAEKTPERKVKGCASQVWLASKVGDGDDPVITFSGDSDAHIVRGLVAIVLAAYSGKRASEIVKFDAIDLFGKIGLIEHLSAQRANGLRSMIQRIREEAAQALVESAPGR
- a CDS encoding DUF5343 domain-containing protein, with amino-acid sequence MGDFAYTNVTGKIKPLLEKIRTIGIPKKATTAWLKTIGFTSSNDKSLIGVLRFVGLIDSAGTPTSVWSNFRGTHHRAVLGEAIRKGYAELYAIYPDAHTRSNTEIGHVFSTSSTAGQQVIAKTVATFKALATEADFSSAPLDINTSIHTGPLHTAPANAPTQEPQRPNVQNGPAVHIDIQVHISPESTAEQIDKIFESMAKHLYGRKDG
- a CDS encoding MucR family transcriptional regulator — protein: MNDSAHGSGHDLFVELTADIVAAYVSNHVVPVGDLPNLIADVHAALSNTTAPAPAAAVVEKPKPAVSVRKSVQDDQIICLECGGAFKSLKRHLMTHHNLSPEEYREKWDLPVDYPMVAPAYAEARSRLAKEMGLGQRRKRGR